A genomic window from Triticum urartu cultivar G1812 chromosome 7, Tu2.1, whole genome shotgun sequence includes:
- the LOC125522718 gene encoding hydrophobic protein RCI2A-like: MSSGGCSTCLETVFAAVLPPLGVFFRYGWCSPEFFISLPLTLLGYVPGIVYSLYVILKTPPELPSIDGDRPYYILA, from the exons ATGAGCTCCGGCGGCTGTTCGACGTGCCTGGAGACCGTCTTCGCCGCCGTCCTCCCGCCGCTCGGCGTCTTCTTCCGGTACGGCTGGTGCAGC CCGGAGTTCTTCATCTCGCTGCCGCTAACGTTGCTCGGCTACGTCCCCGGCATCGTCTACTCCCTCTATGTCATCCTGAAGACGCCGCCGGAGCTGCCGAGCATCGACGGCGACCGTCCCTACTACATCCTCGCCTGA